Proteins from a genomic interval of Nostoc sp. GT001:
- a CDS encoding GIY-YIG nuclease family protein, producing the protein MWLKYGVNEEGILICIEDINRGKTSLKCPYCNSSLTAKKGKVKEHHFAHNEETCRPIANREFPTLPLYDNFNVQLSGKDLAQLKLLWQEYGAKNYPISSYLITSGLLKAGVLRKNLYLTPPEYEFSDLGKIPVGALEFARFNDVQEPLLLKKLLKLELAFKHAEYKNAPDLAYRFTDLKLYRAQLQRILSSSLYFLEIETNIEIIYKIGVTTRPVLKRVAEVKINLLAHYSSAAIKVLGTWEHRGNIELYFKHRYQSFNHPIGSLTEYYKFNAEDTEMVLRDLQQMQPKILSQDEKNILEENSSWEQIAV; encoded by the coding sequence ATGTGGCTAAAATATGGTGTAAATGAAGAAGGTATCTTGATATGTATTGAAGATATCAACAGGGGCAAGACTTCACTTAAGTGTCCTTACTGTAATAGCAGTCTAACTGCTAAAAAAGGCAAGGTGAAGGAGCATCATTTTGCTCATAATGAAGAAACCTGCCGCCCCATAGCTAACCGAGAATTCCCTACTCTGCCACTCTATGACAATTTCAACGTTCAATTATCTGGCAAAGATTTGGCACAGTTAAAGCTGCTTTGGCAGGAGTACGGAGCCAAAAATTACCCTATTAGTTCCTACTTAATTACTTCTGGTTTACTCAAAGCAGGAGTGTTAAGAAAAAACCTATACTTAACCCCACCTGAGTATGAATTTAGTGATTTAGGTAAAATTCCCGTTGGAGCGCTAGAGTTTGCGCGGTTCAATGATGTACAGGAGCCACTATTACTTAAAAAACTGCTGAAACTTGAGCTAGCTTTTAAACACGCCGAATACAAAAATGCTCCAGATTTAGCATATCGATTTACTGATTTGAAGCTGTATCGCGCTCAACTTCAACGTATTCTATCTTCTAGTCTGTATTTTTTAGAGATTGAAACTAATATTGAAATTATCTACAAAATAGGAGTAACCACTAGACCCGTTCTCAAGCGAGTAGCAGAAGTAAAAATTAATTTGCTTGCTCATTATTCGAGTGCTGCTATTAAAGTATTAGGAACTTGGGAACACAGGGGAAATATTGAATTATATTTCAAACACCGTTATCAAAGCTTTAATCATCCCATAGGGAGTTTAACTGAGTACTATAAATTTAATGCTGAGGATACCGAAATGGTACTGCGTGACCTACAGCAAATGCAACCTAAAATACTATCTCAAGATGAAAAAAATATTCTTGAGGAGAATTCTAGCTGGGAGCAAATTGCTGTGTAG
- a CDS encoding DUF5674 family protein, with translation MILIIREPASREEIDEMVKTWDVFIKIAVDIERKILAGGGVRHYECEQELLKDGSRQRDIWGVDWSPLTQEIVFESIINIRPSQNNRSMIIQSNQIREQVSQITKQLLGGL, from the coding sequence TTGATTTTAATAATCCGTGAGCCTGCTAGTCGTGAAGAAATAGACGAAATGGTGAAAACTTGGGATGTATTCATTAAAATAGCAGTAGACATCGAACGCAAAATTCTTGCAGGTGGTGGCGTTCGCCATTACGAATGCGAACAAGAGTTACTCAAAGACGGTAGCAGACAACGAGATATTTGGGGTGTGGATTGGTCTCCTTTGACTCAAGAAATCGTGTTTGAGTCAATCATCAACATTCGCCCAAGCCAGAATAACCGTAGTATGATAATACAGTCTAACCAAATTCGAGAACAAGTTAGCCAAATTACCAAGCAATTGCTAGGAGGATTGTAA